A stretch of the Desulfobacter sp. genome encodes the following:
- a CDS encoding autotransporter domain-containing protein, translating into MAVLLLGLLIQALWVSTVDARDPAKRVYNLNDTGPGSLRSAIFDAAFGGNIVYDSDLSGTILLQSNLPDVNRRSEFENYEGITLSYTGGTNIHLINFSGPGWMPASSAQSLEISGSGNVSAIKSEAYLNLGRLFSNIHVVSEGARAYGIQCTSGDLLLDDYSGSMVVNARDSFAFGIYSGNDLSLNRISGSIQAKTGDYFAYALHSNNDMRFDSLSGRFSAEAKGPFAVGIYSSGQLVGNLSPFGQISGVVTASAHGPAVAVGAKNGMDIKVIGTLVAQDTSGNDQAYAIASGEADMISWLMGNHPYWDTQGGADDKVVLGDGASITGHIDLGDGVNRLTLEGSGRHYGHVNNVTSMTKTGSGTWESGNVAVKNLLSVNAGHLDLSSGTRHFIGINPVGTNLSISPGASLSLGIHEIDQPNMVVSNTLVNRGTINITPKTYIPPGKTVTVVTSQELNNLGVLTTDALVLDIAAQGNNITATKKNYRDIPLKTANARLLAKTLDTRTLSSDSDMAHVVAMLDSSTSLATFEDGLNQMGPQALSGMSAVTMDMSRLFFSTVTARMARLRQGVRVLARKKRMDPNDPETWPLMASAGELAGILFDPSQDSHQGLHFQALGQKSHMDSQEGHMGYDTTTAALAMVMDRVFPQAVLDNNFLGGLSIGVADSSVLYRDRGQSNADITTYSLGVYGSFFDKHWYLDTILAGASSAYEVNRSIPFLSRWAKSNPKGYTLSAKTRGGYTFDLGKLGLTPILSLEYNRLHQDAYTETGASGANLGVAAWDDNSLKTGLGVQVDRSWATGFGSIIQSLSLCWEHELLTPSRQVSTTIAGMPGLVYTSFLNAPDRDALVVDASVTSVTTSSLALSLTYQGRFLEDSGSHSLIGDLKILF; encoded by the coding sequence ATGGCTGTTCTCTTGCTGGGTCTACTCATACAGGCCCTTTGGGTTTCTACCGTGGATGCCAGGGATCCTGCAAAAAGGGTGTATAATTTAAACGACACAGGCCCTGGCTCCTTAAGATCTGCGATTTTCGATGCCGCCTTTGGCGGCAACATTGTTTATGATTCAGACCTTTCAGGCACCATTCTCCTTCAGTCAAATCTGCCCGATGTCAACAGGAGGTCCGAATTTGAAAATTATGAAGGGATTACCCTGTCATACACGGGGGGGACCAACATCCATCTCATCAATTTTTCCGGGCCCGGGTGGATGCCCGCAAGTTCTGCCCAATCCCTTGAAATTTCAGGCAGTGGCAATGTATCTGCCATCAAATCAGAGGCCTATTTAAATTTAGGCAGGCTTTTTTCAAATATCCATGTGGTTTCTGAAGGCGCAAGGGCCTATGGCATTCAATGTACAAGCGGGGATCTTCTCCTTGATGATTACAGCGGCTCAATGGTGGTGAATGCCCGTGACAGTTTTGCCTTTGGCATATATTCAGGCAATGATCTGTCGCTCAATAGGATTTCGGGCAGTATTCAGGCCAAAACCGGAGATTACTTTGCTTATGCCCTGCATTCAAACAACGATATGAGATTTGACTCCCTTTCCGGCCGGTTTTCAGCTGAGGCCAAAGGCCCCTTTGCCGTGGGAATCTATTCTTCAGGCCAGCTTGTGGGGAATTTAAGCCCTTTCGGGCAAATTTCAGGTGTGGTCACGGCCAGTGCCCACGGTCCGGCCGTGGCGGTTGGAGCCAAAAACGGGATGGATATAAAGGTCATTGGCACCCTTGTTGCCCAAGATACCTCCGGAAATGACCAGGCCTATGCCATTGCCTCTGGCGAGGCGGACATGATCTCCTGGCTCATGGGCAATCACCCCTATTGGGATACCCAGGGAGGGGCTGATGACAAGGTGGTCCTGGGGGACGGGGCATCAATCACAGGGCATATTGACCTTGGTGACGGTGTTAATCGCCTTACCCTGGAAGGAAGCGGCCGGCATTACGGCCATGTGAACAATGTCACATCCATGACCAAGACCGGTTCCGGTACATGGGAATCGGGCAATGTCGCTGTGAAAAATCTTTTGTCTGTCAATGCCGGGCACCTTGATTTGAGTTCAGGCACCCGCCATTTCATCGGCATTAATCCGGTCGGGACAAATCTTTCCATCAGCCCCGGCGCCTCTCTGAGTCTTGGCATCCATGAAATTGATCAGCCGAATATGGTTGTCAGCAATACACTGGTTAACCGGGGAACAATCAACATCACGCCCAAAACATATATTCCCCCCGGCAAAACCGTTACCGTGGTGACAAGTCAAGAGCTGAACAATCTCGGGGTTCTGACGACAGATGCCCTGGTTTTGGACATTGCCGCCCAGGGAAACAATATTACAGCCACCAAAAAAAACTACAGAGACATTCCCTTGAAGACCGCCAATGCCAGGCTTCTGGCCAAAACGCTTGACACCCGGACACTCAGCAGCGACAGTGATATGGCCCATGTCGTGGCCATGCTGGATTCCTCAACCTCCTTGGCCACCTTTGAGGACGGTCTGAATCAGATGGGCCCCCAGGCCCTCTCAGGCATGTCAGCCGTGACCATGGACATGTCCAGGCTTTTCTTTTCAACCGTCACCGCACGGATGGCTCGGCTCAGACAGGGGGTTCGGGTTCTGGCCCGGAAAAAAAGAATGGACCCGAACGATCCTGAAACCTGGCCCCTGATGGCGTCTGCCGGGGAGTTGGCCGGCATCCTCTTTGATCCGTCCCAGGACAGTCATCAGGGGTTGCATTTTCAGGCATTGGGGCAGAAAAGTCATATGGACAGCCAGGAGGGCCATATGGGATATGACACCACCACTGCTGCCCTTGCCATGGTCATGGACCGTGTTTTTCCCCAGGCTGTTTTAGACAATAATTTTCTCGGGGGCCTGAGCATCGGGGTGGCTGATTCCAGTGTGCTCTACAGGGATAGAGGCCAGAGCAACGCTGATATCACAACTTACAGCCTGGGGGTTTACGGCAGTTTCTTTGACAAACACTGGTATCTGGATACCATTTTGGCCGGCGCATCCAGTGCATATGAGGTGAACCGATCAATCCCCTTTCTCAGCCGATGGGCAAAGTCCAACCCAAAGGGATACACCCTGTCGGCCAAAACCAGGGGGGGGTATACCTTTGATCTGGGTAAGCTGGGCCTGACCCCCATACTCAGCCTTGAGTATAACCGTCTGCATCAGGATGCCTATACTGAAACCGGGGCATCAGGGGCAAATCTCGGGGTGGCAGCTTGGGATGATAATTCTTTGAAAACCGGTCTAGGGGTCCAGGTGGACAGATCCTGGGCCACCGGGTTCGGCAGCATCATCCAAAGCCTATCCCTGTGCTGGGAACATGAACTGCTCACCCCCTCACGCCAGGTCAGCACCACCATTGCCGGCATGCCCGGACTGGTCTATACAAGTTTTTTGAACGCACCCGACCGGGATGCCCTGGTAGTGGACGCCTCTGTCACCTCTGTCACCACTTCCAGCCTTGCCCTTTCCCTGACCTACCAGGGCCGATTTTTGGAAGACAGCGGCAGCCACAGCCTTATTGGTGACCTGAAAATTTTGTTCTAA
- a CDS encoding LysE family transporter, with translation MKPLIDGMLTGLLLQLALGPVFFYILGITMDSNYMNSLSAIFAVTLADYIFIVLSLIGIGPFFQSEKVKIWVGMTGAIVLILFGILIFYKGFMVFSGPKPLMEWTLVNSFTSCFALTISSPLTIVFWGSIFSAKAIEKRYKQKQLVIFGLGTGASTFIFLSLTMMILSFLKSEIPHVAVQILNCSVGLALIFYGTQRMLKQGRPRQKKGI, from the coding sequence ATGAAACCGCTGATAGACGGAATGCTGACAGGACTTTTACTTCAGCTGGCCCTGGGGCCGGTATTTTTTTATATTCTTGGAATCACAATGGACAGCAACTATATGAATAGTCTGTCTGCCATTTTCGCTGTTACTCTGGCTGATTATATTTTTATTGTGTTGTCATTGATCGGGATTGGCCCGTTTTTTCAGTCGGAAAAGGTGAAAATATGGGTTGGCATGACCGGCGCCATTGTTTTAATTTTATTTGGGATTTTGATTTTTTACAAGGGATTTATGGTTTTCAGCGGGCCGAAACCGCTCATGGAGTGGACCCTGGTCAATAGCTTTACCAGCTGTTTTGCCTTGACCATATCAAGTCCTTTAACCATTGTTTTCTGGGGCAGCATTTTTTCGGCAAAGGCCATTGAAAAAAGATATAAACAAAAGCAATTGGTGATATTCGGCCTGGGTACCGGGGCATCCACTTTTATCTTTCTCTCTTTGACCATGATGATTTTGTCTTTTTTAAAATCAGAAATACCCCATGTGGCGGTGCAGATTTTAAATTGCAGTGTGGGTCTGGCCCTGATTTTTTACGGGACCCAGCGCATGTTAAAACAGGGCAGGCCAAGGCAAAAAAAAGGCATTTGA
- a CDS encoding alpha/beta hydrolase: MFAQICGISIFHESLGRGLPLFCLHGSGVDHRSIKSGMESVLNGLSGIQRIYFDLPGMGQSQTHPQILSSDDMLEIVLQFIDEMIGPDQPFVLAGYSYGGYLARGVVAEMPRRVKGMMLLCPVINLSRHARHLPRFKCCERDQEFVDGLTDEQFSLMDQFVTIQTPDVWDNYLSHIHPALSLADPGLMKRIRDSGFSRNVDDPRLPVYDGPVLVLTGRYDVTVGYEDVWKIYPRFSNGEFVVLDRAGHLLHMEAPELFQTHVRNWMQRVVAD; this comes from the coding sequence ATGTTTGCCCAGATCTGCGGGATTTCCATTTTTCATGAATCCTTGGGCCGGGGCCTGCCCTTGTTCTGCCTCCACGGGTCCGGGGTGGATCATCGATCCATCAAGTCGGGGATGGAGTCTGTTTTAAATGGTCTGTCCGGGATTCAACGGATTTATTTTGACCTGCCCGGCATGGGGCAATCCCAGACCCATCCTCAAATACTCAGCTCGGATGATATGCTGGAAATCGTGCTTCAATTTATTGACGAGATGATCGGGCCTGATCAGCCCTTTGTCCTGGCAGGATATTCCTATGGGGGGTATCTGGCCAGGGGAGTGGTGGCTGAAATGCCCCGGCGGGTAAAGGGCATGATGCTTTTGTGTCCTGTGATCAATTTATCACGGCATGCCCGGCATTTGCCACGGTTTAAATGCTGTGAAAGGGATCAAGAATTCGTGGACGGGCTTACAGATGAGCAGTTCAGCCTCATGGATCAATTTGTCACCATTCAGACCCCTGATGTGTGGGATAATTACCTGAGCCATATTCATCCTGCCTTGTCCCTTGCTGACCCGGGTCTGATGAAAAGGATCAGGGACTCGGGGTTTTCCAGAAACGTGGACGATCCAAGGCTGCCCGTATATGACGGACCGGTCCTGGTCCTCACGGGCCGGTATGATGTGACTGTGGGATATGAGGATGTCTGGAAAATCTATCCCAGGTTTTCCAATGGGGAATTTGTGGTATTGGACCGTGCCGGCCATCTGCTCCATATGGAGGCGCCTGAGCTATTTCAAACCCATGTCCGGAACTGGATGCAAAGGGTTGTTGCTGATTAA